The Cucumis melo cultivar AY chromosome 6, USDA_Cmelo_AY_1.0, whole genome shotgun sequence genome includes a region encoding these proteins:
- the LOC127149694 gene encoding uncharacterized protein LOC127149694, whose product MDEQTNDQVQAVRQDVEGLKDQLAKILELLTTRRGKSVAGISSQVEVDLNQVLEDMPAYPPGFTSQRSSSPRMTYPTQNPTSITQQENHVSDPMCTPSTESGKKISEEQGSRKRLEFLEERLRAIEGADMYGSIDVTQLCLISDMVIPPKFKTLDFEKYNGTTCAKSHLVMYCLKMSAYAHDDKLLIHCFQDSLIGPTSHWYMQLDGSQVHRWKDLADSFF is encoded by the coding sequence ATGGATGAGCAAACCAATGATCAGGTTCAAGCAGTTCGTCAAGACGTTGAAGGATTGAAAGATCAATTGGCAAAGATCTTAGAACTGCTCACTACTAGAAGAGGAAAGAGTGTTGCGGGGATTTCATCACAAGTGGAAGTAGATCTGAACCAGGTGCTAGAAGACATGCCTGCATACCCTCCAGGTTTTACTTCGCAAAGGTCGTCTAGTCCTCGCATGACTTATCCTACACAAAATCCTACTTCGATCACCCAACAGGAAAACCATGTGAGCGATCCAATGTGTACTCCAAGTACAGAAAGTGGTAAGAAAATTTCAGAAGAGCAGGGTAGTAGAAAAAGACTGGAATTTCTAGAAGAAAGATTACGCGCCATTGAAGGTGCAGACATGTATGGGAGTATTGACGTAACACAACTATGTTTGATATCAGATATGGTGATTCCTCCCAAATTCAAGACTCTAGATTTTGAGAAGTACAATGGAACCACGTGCGCAAAAAGTCATCTAGTTATGTATTGTCTGAAAATGTCAGCTTACGCTCATGATGATAAATTGTTGATTCATTGCTTCCAAGACAGCTTAATCGGCCCGACTTCTCACTGGTACATGCAATTAGATGGTTCACAAGTGCATAGGTGGAAGGATCTTGctgattcttttttttag